The DNA window ACATCAGGAAAATATGAACGTCGAAGCCGCCTATACCAGCGAAACATTCGAAGTCGTGGCCGATGTCATCGCCGGTGGGGAAGAGGAAGGTGATCAGGAACGTGAGCAGGGCTACAGCACCCGGGCATCCACCTTCATCGGCAAGCGCACCAGCCTTGGACTCAGCTACATTCATGGTAAAGGGCCGGTGTGGGAACGTGATGCCTTCGGACCTTTCCTCATGATGGGATTCACGCCGAACAGTTACATTCTCAGCGAGATCTATTACCAAAACAAAAAGCCGGTGGAAAGCGATGACCTGTCCACACCCGAACATGCGGCGCTGATTACGAGCAGCAAAGTCGGCTACGATATTTTCCAGGGCTTTCAGGTTTTCGCGAGCTTTGAATCGGCGGATTCCTCGGGGGACAAAGAGTACGTAAGGCGGCAGAGGGTCTATGGCCCGGGCATTCAGTGGATACCAAGGCCACACTTTGAACTCTATGGTCGTTTGGATCGACGACTGGACGAGAACTATTCGAAGGATTATGGCTACCAGGCTTTGCTGGTGAGCCATTACTGGTTCTAGTCAGCATTTTTGCGTTCTCACTTTCCCTCTTGACAGAAACGCATCATCACAATATGTTACGATGCTGTTTTGGCGTATTCAGGGGGGTGATATGTTCGGTAAGGTTCTTGGCTCATTATGGGTCCTTATCCTTTTGTTTGCCCCGGGTTGCTCGAAACTTGAAAACGGAGTTGACGCAGGGCAGCTCGAATGTGGCGAGGACCTTGGCTCTTCAAAGGTCGTTAAAGCTCTACAACCCAATGGGTCTGAGTTTTCCGACCTTGCGGTTTCGTCGGCCGCGATCATTGATTCGACTGGTGCTCGCCTCCCTTTGCGCACAACATCGAAAAGTTGCGTCATCCTTCCAGAGCAAAAGAAACAAGGTTCTTTCATTCTTATTCAGGTCAATGAATCTCAATCCCAATATTTTTACTTCGGTCCTGCTGATCCTGCAGAGAGTGGCCGTTCGTTCCTTTTGAGAAACGTTGTCCAGCCTCGGTTTGAATGGAGCTGCCCCCTTGCGGCTGGGACGTCTGCACGGTCCCTGACACTGGCATCTGAAATCGATTCGAGTGCGTTAAGTCCCTATGTTCTGCGCTACACGATCACCCAGGGTGATCGTCCCATCTCTGAAAAGTGGCTTATCCAACCCCAGGCGATTGAAGTCGATCTGAAGAAAAATGGAGCGGTTTTTCCCGATGGGCCTTACCAGATTAAGATGGACCTTTTTGATGTGAATCAGAACCAGAACTGGGAGAAAGCTGCGCGAACGCGGTCCTGCGAGATCATCGTGGATAATGAGGCCCCATCGGGCATTCAGCCAAATTTTGGAAGCAGCACCTTTGGCCTTTTGGATCAAACGTTTTTCGAGGTGGAACCCGGTCGAACCGTGTATTTCCCGAACGCTGATGGATTTGTCGGGGATATTTTCTACTGCCTCGTCGGCCTTGCAGATGATGGAACGGATGTTTCGGATAGTTGCGAGAATCCTGAAGGCTTCTCTCGCTTGGCCTCCAATGTGTTCCTGCCAACATCCGGTCTATGGCGCTTTGTGTATTTCGCCCAGGATCAGGCAGGTAATAGGAGTGGTCTGGAGTCCCGCCGCGTTGCAATAGTGGATGGTAAAAATATTGCGAACCTTCTTTTGCGTGTCAAGACGTCGATTCTGCTTCTGGCTAACAGTCCTTTCGATGCTCTTGACTTGGCTATGCAGAACTTTTTCGAGTTCACTGGTCTTAAGACCCTGGTTGAAAAGGCCCGGGTTCGCCGAGATATAGCGGACAGTATTCTCGCCACGGCCTTGCAAAGTGTTCCGCGGAGACGAAGTCTTGATGCGACGGAGTCAGTCGTCGATTTCAAAGTTGATGAACAAAGTGGAGATGTCTTCTACCTTAATGGGGATGGATATCTTAAGAGACTCGACGCCGAGAAGCTCCAATTGGTTTCCGAAAGCAGAATTGAGGGAAATTCTCCCCTTATTGTTCCAAAAATGAAACGGATATATGTATTCGATGATGCAACGCTCACCATTCAAGATTTGAAAGGGAAAGTGATTAACAGTCTTGACCTGGGACGGAGTATGGCTTTTAAGAATTACCAGGTCCTTGGGGATTCATCAGCTATCATGTTTAGTAATGGCGTCGATATCATTATCTTAAGTGATCAAGACCGTTTGCTGCTGAATAAGCTCGTTCCCGAGGCGCTTCAAGATATTTACCTGCTCAAGGGAGTGAGCTATCAGACCTTGACTCGTGACAGTCAAGGCCGGATTGTTGTCGACAAAGGCGAGAATCAACAGATAGTTATCGATGCCAGTACATGTTTTCCAGAAGATAATTTGGCTTCACTCTCTGTGAAGTTTACTCCCAAAGGCAACTATGTGCAGGCGCAATCCATGGGTAGATTCGCTCTCTTTAACCTTAAAGGTGAGCAAATACATTGCTCTTTCGATGATATAGGTTGGATAGATGAGGACGAAAATTTTGCCGTTGTTTTGGACTACGTTGATGAGCGGAACAACGACGGAAGGAAATTCTACTTAACGCTTTATGAATTTCTGAAAGGCGAAGGCGCTTCTGAAAAACTGGAATCTGTCTACTATTCAGATTTGTCTGAGGGCTCTATTAAACGCATTGAATTCCTGACCAAGGAATTCTTTGTGATGGAATACTATAGTGGATTGGTCAAAATAGTTGATTTTGACGGAAATACCGTCTCGCAAGTCTCGAAGCTCGATCTGCATTCGGAACGGTTACAGTACGATCGTGTCAGACGGCGGATCATGGGCACTGTCGGAACGGATTTGATGGAGTGGAGACCCTTTGAACAACCAGTTCAGAGATTTATTAAGTCCTGGCCGGCTCGTCCGAAACGGAACGAATACCGATTCAAATTTGTGGGTTCTTCGGCACTTGTTAAAAATGAAGACAAGATCTATTTTGCTCAAAATATGGACGCGCCTTGGAGCTTTCTGAAAGAATCAAAGTTGGAGTTGCGCCAGGCTGAAAGTAACTCTGTGAGTGGCCGTATTGCATATTCCCTTGGGGACTGGAGTGGAGAAACTCTGGAAATTTTGGACAAGAAAGGCAACGAGCCCGTATTCTCAATGACATTCGAGCAGGCAGAGATTCTGCGTTTGAAGTGGGTGAGTTCGTCAGGCGATCTGCTGATTTTTGATGATTCAAATAAGTTGCACGTTGTCAGCGAGAGTTTATTTTCTTATGAATCGACAGAACTGGATTTTTGCCAGGGCAGCATAACACAGGATATTGGCTTTGACAGGTCAGGGAACATTCTAGCAGTATCGTGTCAAAACGGGGTTCTGAAAATTTTTAAAAATGACGGCAGTGGGTGGTTGTCCGTAGCTGCAAATGAACTGAAAAGTTATGCTGTAGCGATAAAGGTCAGTCCCCAAGGGGATGGCGTGTTCTTCACTGATGAACTTTCAAAGGTTGGTCCAGTGAAATACTGGAATTTCCGAGGTCCAATCCGAAACCTGTCGGATGATTACAATTTTGATTTTGAACTTGTCTCTGTTGCGGCGAGCGGGACCAGTATATTGGGTTTGACCTCATCTGGAATCTGTCAAGCCAAGACGACAAAGACAACCGCCGAATGTCTGGCGCCTCCTGGTTCTTATGTCGGAGGTTTTCAGTATATAGAGGAGCAAGGTATTCTTGTCGTTCACAGGGATGAGCGACTCCTTGATTTATACAGTGATGCTGGAAATTTAATCGCAACGATAAAGCCGCCGCGGCTTGATAATCCCAGGCGTACTTCCTATATCCTTGATTTTGCATGGTTTGAAGAAAAACTCTATGTAGCTGGCTTGGCTGGTATTTTCGCCTATGAGATCGAGCCCGAAAAAATAGTGGCCAAACACTGTCAGATGTCTGGCCTTGACTTCGAGAGCGCTTGTAAAACTGCCGGTTTCAGTTCTCCCAATCGCTGATACCATATTTCGTGAGGAGGGACTTGAGTCGACCGTCTTTCCTCATGGCCACCACGGTATTTGACAGGAGCTTAGCATAGTCTTTTGCCTTCGGTTCCTTAGGGCTTAAGGCGATAGTGACGTCATCAGGATTCAAACAGCCCGCGTTTCTGAAGGTATCTGGTGCCAGTTTATTTACGTGCAGGTGATTTTTCATAACGCTTGTCTCTTCCACGAACGCATCAATTCGCTTCGCATTCAGCTTCTTAACGTTCAGAATCAACGACTGATCACCGGGTACTGCCTGGATGGGACTATTTACATCAAACTCTTTCTTGGCCTCAGTTTTACCTTTGGCCTTGCTTTCCTCTTCCTTGGCCTTGAAATAACTGGACACGTATGTCTCGAATGGTTCTCCATAGGTATAGCCTTCTATGACGCCGACTTTGATCTTTTTGAGGGAATTGGGACCGTCAAACTTCCAGGTAGAAGAAGGTTGGGTGAAAAAGCAATTTTTGGTTTTCCCCAGTGTGGTGGACGTAAATATAAAATCAGGAGCATCCGAGCGAGCAGCTCCCACGATACCGTTTATAAGCCCTTTTCGACCTCTGTCGATGGCAGTGTTCCAGCTAATATTTTTATACTCAACATCCATCTTGATGCTGTCGAAAGCAATCTTCGCGATCTCGATCATATAACCTGGATTGGCATCTGTGTCCTTGCAATTGAAAGGACACCAGACATCAGCCTGCAGTTTCACGACGGGCCGAGTCTGGGCGCCAACCCAGGTAGACGAGCTTAAAAGAATAGCCAGGCCAATGAAAAGCTTCATGTGCGTCCTCATAAAAGATGTAAACTCTGTCGCCCATTATACAGGCAGACGCACACTGGGACCAAGGTATGGATATACTTACGAAATCCGAAACCGGCGTTTCTGCAGAATTCTCTGTAGCTGAATGACCTTAGCCTGCCGCAAAGGGTAGTACAAAACCAGGATGGCACCGGCGATAAAAAAGAGGCCAACGCCCGGCCCGAACAGGATGGCAAGGCCACGCAATGTCTCTGAAGAGGGAGGCGTACCGGGTACAAAGCCGATCGCTTCCAATAGAAATCCAGACAGCCCGATCGCAATCGCTCGCGCGATCTTGGTCCCGAGTTTCCAAAGACCAAAGTAGCTGCCGTAATCCGCGTTGCCCGTCCGCACGGCCCCATAATCCACAGCGTCAGTTACCATAACCTCCAAAAGGAAAACAGAACCGAGAAGAACCCCCCCAATCACGGCCATGACCAGAGGTCCCTGCATCTCGTGAGGCTGCATCAAAGGGTAGGCGATGGAGCCGGATAAACCCATAAGCCCCACACCGCCTGCCAGAAGACGCACTTTTTCAAAGCGTCGGCTCAAAAGATTCCAGCCGATTATGCTTGCGATAATGATCAGCGTGAAAAGCACCAGGACCTGTTCTATCGCTTTCTCGGGAAGCTGCAGATAGAGCCGGTAATAATAGAGCGCAAGACTGGAATTGATGGCCTGGCCAATGGTCGCCAGAATAAAAGCCGTGATCAGTATTAAAAAGGGCCGATTGCGAATCAGCCCCCGCACCATGGCCAGCGGATTATGCTGATGGGGATTCTGCGTGACTTCGATCGCGCGATCGGCCCGCGCACTGGCCACCACGGTCGCCAGCGTGCAGAACACCACAAAGGCACCCAAAACGGCCGCACTTTGCCAATAAGCACCCCATGAATTCCCAAGCCGTGACATGAAAAAACCGGGGACCGCGATTCCCGTGAGCAGACCGATCGTTGTAAAGAAATAACGCCAGGCAAAGATGCGGTTTCGGCTCGCCTCGTCGCGACTGAGATCCCCACCCAAAGCAGCATGCGGGACACCAATCAGCGTCATGGCTGTATTCAGGAGCAAATAAAGCCCGCCGATGGCCAGGACTTGACCCAGGCCCTGCATGGTCTTGAGTTGAGGCAAAAACAGGGCCGCAAGGAGCAAAGGCAGAAGGACGAGGCCCAGGAGGAGGTAAGGGGTGCGGCGGCCCCAGCGGGTCCTGGTGCGATCGGAGAGCCAGCCCGCGATCGGGTCAATGACCCCATCCCAGAGCACGCCCATGGAAACAAGGAGGCCGGCCACGGCCGGCTGGAGGAGCAGTTCATTGGTCAGATAGAAAAGAAAATGCAAACGAATGAACGTTTCTGTTGCCGAAAGGCCGCCTTCTGCGGCGGCATAACCACACTCCCGCCAGCGCGTCAGTGCCATCTTATTTCACTTTGCTGAAAAGGTAATGGCTCACATGCCATTCGTTGCCTTGACGGAAACCCCAGAGTTCCGCGCAGGCCAGGAAGAAGATCTTCCAGAAGTTCCACCACTTCAGCGCCTCGTCCTTGTAGTGGGTGCGGAAGATCTCCATGATTTCCTTTTCG is part of the Oligoflexus sp. genome and encodes:
- a CDS encoding porin — protein: MRLLILSILFSSSAWSFPETVRRGYFSCATCHVSVTGGGVLNEYGRRLEEEFMATWAREGEADFLHGSVKLPESLNVGGDVRFLSIKNDNQITETQTGFPMQADIELAWTPLEKLTIVGAFGAYSGQSSSRRYYLRYQFTDNWQARAGRFYPAFGLANPDHSLLSRRLLGFDEHQENMNVEAAYTSETFEVVADVIAGGEEEGDQEREQGYSTRASTFIGKRTSLGLSYIHGKGPVWERDAFGPFLMMGFTPNSYILSEIYYQNKKPVESDDLSTPEHAALITSSKVGYDIFQGFQVFASFESADSSGDKEYVRRQRVYGPGIQWIPRPHFELYGRLDRRLDENYSKDYGYQALLVSHYWF
- a CDS encoding MFS transporter — encoded protein: MALTRWRECGYAAAEGGLSATETFIRLHFLFYLTNELLLQPAVAGLLVSMGVLWDGVIDPIAGWLSDRTRTRWGRRTPYLLLGLVLLPLLLAALFLPQLKTMQGLGQVLAIGGLYLLLNTAMTLIGVPHAALGGDLSRDEASRNRIFAWRYFFTTIGLLTGIAVPGFFMSRLGNSWGAYWQSAAVLGAFVVFCTLATVVASARADRAIEVTQNPHQHNPLAMVRGLIRNRPFLILITAFILATIGQAINSSLALYYYRLYLQLPEKAIEQVLVLFTLIIIASIIGWNLLSRRFEKVRLLAGGVGLMGLSGSIAYPLMQPHEMQGPLVMAVIGGVLLGSVFLLEVMVTDAVDYGAVRTGNADYGSYFGLWKLGTKIARAIAIGLSGFLLEAIGFVPGTPPSSETLRGLAILFGPGVGLFFIAGAILVLYYPLRQAKVIQLQRILQKRRFRIS
- a CDS encoding transporter substrate-binding domain-containing protein — its product is MKLFIGLAILLSSSTWVGAQTRPVVKLQADVWCPFNCKDTDANPGYMIEIAKIAFDSIKMDVEYKNISWNTAIDRGRKGLINGIVGAARSDAPDFIFTSTTLGKTKNCFFTQPSSTWKFDGPNSLKKIKVGVIEGYTYGEPFETYVSSYFKAKEEESKAKGKTEAKKEFDVNSPIQAVPGDQSLILNVKKLNAKRIDAFVEETSVMKNHLHVNKLAPDTFRNAGCLNPDDVTIALSPKEPKAKDYAKLLSNTVVAMRKDGRLKSLLTKYGISDWEN